From Candidatus Atelocyanobacterium thalassa isolate ALOHA, a single genomic window includes:
- the psaK gene encoding photosystem I reaction center subunit PsaK, with the protein MYSTFMLVATIPTTVEWSPKVASIMIACNILAIAITKLVVGESSKETRLPQFSEMFGHLNIGAILGATSLGHIIGVGMILGIASTGML; encoded by the coding sequence ATGTATTCTACTTTTATGCTAGTAGCTACAATTCCTACTACTGTAGAATGGAGTCCAAAGGTAGCATCTATAATGATTGCTTGTAATATTTTAGCAATAGCAATAACTAAGTTAGTTGTTGGTGAGTCTAGTAAAGAAACACGTCTACCTCAGTTCTCAGAAATGTTTGGCCATCTTAATATTGGTGCAATATTAGGAGCAACAAGTCTTGGTCATATAATAGGGGTAGGTATGATTTTAGGGATTGCCAGTACAGGTATGTTATAA
- a CDS encoding TIGR03936 family radical SAM-associated protein — MIIDIEELITSNIAKPARYLGNEVGAKHKSWNNADVHWVLTYPEVYELGASNLGHIILYNILNTQAGQLCDRAYLPASDLATRLRKTNTLLFGLESRHPLIEFDILGFNLSYELGITNILEMLDLSGIPLTWQEREFSLKSSSNNSQNNNLHNFQKNWDYPLIFAGGQTATSNPEPFADFFDFLALGDGEELLPEIGLVVKKGKANLLSKQELLLDLAKIPGVYVPRFYDVKKTGQVIPNRLDIYPKILRRVAPPMPSFGVGLVPFIETIHDRLVVEIRRGCTRGCRFCQPGMLTRPARDVEPKEIIETIERGIKETGYNEFSLLSLSCSDYLALPSVGIEIKNRLQEYNITLSLPSQRVDRFDSNIANIIGGNRKSGLTFAPEAGTQRMRDVINKGLTNEELLRGISTAVEEGWDKIKLYFMIGLPGETVQDVLGIVETVQWLRQECHKKEGKPLNFSITISNFTPKPHTPFQWHSVSNLEFKEKQDLLKEAFKSQKGIKVNYTDLRISRMEDFIGRGDRRLSKIIKRAWELGAGMDSWWENAEKAYSAWEKSIQESKLGWEYRRIEEGEWNTFSKVQNITKQYQDKVYSAPLPWDHINTGISKKWLWEDLKRALEEVLIPDCAFDKCSHCGVCGLDFGHNIVVPPPPIPKFNGYGQVNNIKVQRFRVYFGKINEISLLSHLDLIRLFDRVLRRTSLPISFTGGYHPGPRFSIANALTLGVTSNGEIIDFELTEILNINTFRYILQNSLPKNLPLYSVEEVNISSKSTTQLLKGSEYLIKVESKHVISKNNWQNWIDSILIKQEINWEKVTKSGNVKIINLRSQIISLKLDFYENKIVVLSFISNCQNNGVILSPKDIMLILEKISKKKFSLLKVHRQTLLLA, encoded by the coding sequence ATGATAATTGATATTGAAGAACTCATCACTTCAAATATTGCTAAACCAGCTCGCTATCTTGGCAATGAAGTAGGCGCTAAGCATAAATCTTGGAATAATGCAGATGTTCACTGGGTATTAACTTACCCAGAAGTTTACGAATTAGGAGCTTCTAATTTAGGCCACATTATTCTATACAATATCTTAAACACCCAAGCTGGTCAATTATGTGATCGTGCTTATTTACCTGCTTCGGATCTGGCAACAAGATTAAGAAAAACCAATACTCTACTGTTTGGTTTAGAATCTCGCCATCCACTTATAGAATTCGATATTCTCGGTTTTAACCTTAGTTATGAACTTGGAATAACAAATATTTTAGAGATGCTTGACTTGTCTGGAATTCCTCTAACCTGGCAAGAAAGAGAATTTTCACTGAAAAGCTCAAGTAACAATTCACAAAATAATAATTTACATAACTTTCAAAAAAATTGGGATTATCCTTTAATTTTTGCTGGAGGACAAACTGCTACTTCTAACCCTGAACCTTTCGCTGATTTTTTTGATTTTCTAGCTTTAGGAGATGGAGAAGAGCTGTTACCAGAAATAGGTTTAGTTGTTAAAAAAGGAAAAGCTAATTTATTAAGTAAACAAGAATTGTTATTAGACTTAGCTAAAATACCAGGCGTGTATGTCCCTCGCTTTTATGACGTTAAAAAAACTGGTCAAGTTATACCCAATCGATTGGATATTTATCCAAAAATATTACGTCGTGTAGCCCCTCCCATGCCTTCTTTTGGTGTAGGCTTAGTACCCTTTATTGAAACTATTCATGATCGTTTAGTAGTAGAAATAAGGCGTGGGTGCACCCGTGGATGCCGATTTTGTCAACCAGGAATGTTGACTCGTCCGGCAAGAGACGTCGAGCCAAAAGAAATTATTGAGACCATTGAGCGAGGAATTAAAGAAACTGGTTATAATGAGTTTTCATTATTATCTTTAAGTTGTTCGGATTATTTAGCTCTCCCGAGTGTTGGTATAGAAATTAAAAATCGTCTTCAAGAATATAACATCACTTTATCTCTTCCTAGTCAGAGAGTAGATAGATTCGACAGTAATATTGCTAATATTATTGGTGGAAATCGTAAATCTGGACTAACTTTTGCTCCTGAAGCAGGAACTCAAAGAATGCGTGACGTAATCAATAAAGGTTTGACGAACGAAGAACTTTTGCGAGGAATAAGTACAGCAGTTGAAGAAGGGTGGGATAAAATCAAACTCTATTTTATGATTGGTCTACCAGGAGAAACAGTTCAAGATGTTCTTGGTATTGTGGAAACTGTTCAATGGTTACGCCAAGAATGTCACAAGAAAGAGGGAAAACCATTAAATTTTTCAATTACTATATCTAATTTTACGCCCAAACCACATACTCCTTTTCAATGGCACTCAGTATCCAATTTAGAATTTAAAGAAAAACAAGATTTATTAAAAGAAGCCTTTAAATCTCAAAAAGGTATCAAAGTTAATTATACTGACTTAAGAATTTCAAGAATGGAAGATTTTATTGGTAGAGGTGATAGAAGATTATCTAAAATTATCAAGCGTGCCTGGGAGTTAGGAGCTGGAATGGATTCATGGTGGGAAAATGCAGAAAAAGCCTATTCAGCATGGGAAAAATCTATTCAAGAATCAAAACTAGGTTGGGAATATCGCCGCATAGAAGAAGGAGAATGGAACACATTTAGTAAAGTTCAAAATATAACCAAACAATACCAGGATAAAGTATATAGTGCACCTTTACCATGGGACCATATAAATACTGGTATTAGCAAAAAATGGTTATGGGAAGATTTAAAACGAGCATTAGAAGAAGTTTTGATTCCTGATTGCGCTTTTGATAAATGTTCTCATTGTGGGGTATGTGGTTTAGATTTCGGTCATAATATTGTAGTTCCTCCCCCACCTATCCCTAAGTTTAACGGTTATGGTCAAGTCAATAATATTAAAGTCCAAAGATTTCGTGTCTATTTTGGAAAAATAAATGAAATATCTTTACTGAGTCATCTTGATTTAATTCGTTTATTTGACAGAGTCTTAAGACGTACATCTTTACCTATATCTTTTACTGGAGGATACCATCCTGGACCTAGGTTTTCTATCGCTAATGCACTTACTTTAGGTGTGACAAGCAATGGGGAAATTATAGATTTTGAACTAACTGAGATACTAAACATTAATACTTTTCGCTATATCTTGCAAAATAGTTTGCCTAAAAATTTACCACTTTATAGTGTTGAAGAAGTAAACATTAGTTCTAAATCAACAACTCAGTTACTAAAAGGGTCAGAATATTTAATTAAAGTTGAATCAAAGCATGTAATATCAAAAAATAATTGGCAAAACTGGATTGATAGTATTTTAATAAAACAAGAAATTAATTGGGAAAAAGTAACAAAGTCAGGGAATGTAAAGATTATTAATCTAAGAAGTCAAATTATTTCTTTAAAGCTAGATTTTTATGAAAATAAAATAGTTGTCTTATCGTTTATTAGTAACTGTCAAAATAATGGAGTTATTTTATCTCCTAAAGATATTATGCTAATTTTAGAAAAAATATCAAAAAAGAAATTTAGTTTACTAAAAGTTCATAGACAAACACTATTACTAGCGTAA
- a CDS encoding ATP-dependent helicase has translation MTNSQILEKKLDILLTNLRYEQKQLAHWKSGKMSVTAVPGAGKSHSLATTAAILIARNNLNINKQLVIVTYTRSAAMAIEAKIKQHLIDLDISQDGFMVNTLHGLALQIINNHPNFSKLNLTNSTLINLTPNHKIIENSIDKWIDNNPLHYQSLLKGVVINESRTEQLRRKSILRNEIFPRFAYSIIREIKSSGLTLKDFEKINDRKHDNYQTLLLAVSLYKQYKTVMKSSNFIDYDDMIHEAINILDDSDIRQVWQQKVFAVFEDEAQDSSPLQEKLISTLASDHNNPTFEVNLVKVGDPNQAINSTFTAADPIYFNWFCEACKKDKTLVKMNQAGRSNIDIINAANFSLKWMRDEWIKKQTNLKNSFSEQQTLEKNIPFHVQEIKLVDKNDPQVNANPQSSNPGLEIHIPQDIYHSIKLIRQKIITILRKNRNQSIAILVRENTQSHFLAQNLKDFPEKYKISIYEVGKQNQFSQIPKDILTLLKFMDRPHSLSYLKNSLKILEKQNLIIKQDWNKIIMNPEDFLYSTSLLSEPEKSVIQARNYCRSLLKAKLELPSYYLIAFLGTILKYESMELASVQKLSDTIYDELNGTITLKNIIDVLKKIIDLEQFEEITEDNEQPYVRPNQVTIMTMHKSKGLDWNYVFLPFLHEDILSGEIKISATSKFLGNFSLAEIARTQIRALSHEKYLSYENNICTNEIKQVWEQSKLLKKAEEYRLIYVAITRAKNLLWMSAAQKGPSYWRNIKEKVFLQNKAPCLIFSALMNKFPHLVVRH, from the coding sequence ATTACTAACTCTCAAATACTTGAAAAGAAGCTAGATATTCTTCTGACCAACCTACGCTATGAACAGAAACAATTAGCTCATTGGAAATCTGGAAAAATGTCTGTTACAGCTGTTCCTGGAGCAGGAAAGTCTCATAGCCTCGCAACTACAGCTGCAATATTAATTGCTCGCAATAATCTAAATATTAATAAGCAACTGGTTATTGTTACATATACTCGATCAGCTGCCATGGCAATAGAAGCAAAAATAAAGCAACATCTTATAGATTTAGATATCTCTCAAGATGGCTTTATGGTAAATACACTACATGGCTTAGCTTTACAAATTATCAATAATCATCCTAATTTTTCCAAATTGAATTTAACAAATTCAACTCTTATTAATCTTACTCCTAATCATAAAATTATTGAAAACTCTATCGATAAATGGATTGACAACAATCCTTTGCACTATCAAAGTTTATTAAAAGGAGTTGTAATTAACGAATCTAGGACTGAACAGTTACGACGCAAATCTATCTTAAGAAATGAAATTTTCCCAAGATTTGCATATAGCATTATTAGAGAAATAAAAAGTTCTGGCTTAACTTTAAAAGATTTTGAAAAAATTAATGATCGTAAACATGATAATTACCAAACTTTATTATTAGCAGTTAGTTTATATAAGCAATATAAAACAGTTATGAAGTCTTCTAATTTTATTGATTATGATGACATGATTCATGAGGCAATAAATATTTTAGACGATTCTGATATTAGACAAGTTTGGCAACAAAAGGTTTTTGCTGTTTTTGAAGACGAAGCACAGGATTCTAGTCCCTTACAGGAAAAATTAATATCTACCCTTGCTAGTGATCATAATAATCCCACTTTTGAAGTTAATTTAGTAAAAGTTGGTGATCCTAATCAAGCAATAAATTCTACATTTACTGCCGCCGATCCAATTTACTTTAATTGGTTTTGTGAGGCATGCAAAAAAGATAAAACTCTAGTAAAAATGAATCAAGCTGGACGTAGCAACATAGATATCATAAATGCTGCTAATTTTTCTCTAAAGTGGATGAGAGATGAATGGATAAAAAAACAAACAAATCTTAAAAATAGTTTTTCTGAGCAACAAACATTAGAAAAAAATATTCCTTTTCATGTACAAGAAATTAAATTAGTTGATAAAAATGATCCTCAAGTGAATGCTAATCCTCAATCCTCTAATCCTGGATTAGAAATTCATATTCCTCAAGATATTTATCACAGTATTAAATTAATACGTCAAAAAATCATCACAATTTTGCGTAAAAACCGGAATCAAAGCATAGCAATTTTAGTTAGGGAAAATACGCAGAGCCATTTCTTGGCCCAAAATTTAAAAGATTTTCCTGAAAAATATAAAATTTCAATTTATGAAGTAGGAAAACAAAATCAGTTTTCTCAAATACCAAAAGATATCTTGACTTTACTAAAGTTCATGGATCGTCCACATTCTCTTAGCTATTTGAAAAACTCTTTAAAAATTTTAGAAAAACAAAATTTAATAATAAAACAAGATTGGAATAAAATAATAATGAATCCTGAAGATTTTTTATATTCTACCTCTCTTCTTTCCGAACCTGAGAAATCAGTTATACAAGCTCGTAATTATTGTCGTAGTTTACTTAAAGCGAAGCTAGAACTTCCTAGTTATTATCTTATTGCATTTTTAGGGACAATTCTAAAATATGAAAGCATGGAATTGGCGAGCGTTCAAAAATTGTCTGACACAATATATGACGAACTAAATGGAACAATAACTTTGAAAAATATCATTGATGTTTTAAAAAAGATTATTGATCTAGAACAATTTGAAGAAATTACAGAGGATAATGAACAACCATATGTTAGACCTAATCAAGTAACTATTATGACTATGCATAAGTCAAAAGGTTTAGATTGGAATTATGTTTTTTTACCGTTTCTTCATGAAGATATTTTATCTGGTGAAATTAAAATTTCTGCTACTTCAAAATTTTTAGGAAATTTTTCTTTAGCAGAAATAGCTCGTACTCAAATTCGAGCTTTATCTCATGAAAAATATTTAAGCTATGAAAATAATATTTGCACAAATGAAATAAAACAAGTATGGGAACAATCAAAATTATTAAAAAAAGCAGAAGAATATAGATTAATCTATGTTGCGATAACTCGTGCAAAAAATCTTTTATGGATGTCTGCAGCACAAAAAGGACCTTCATACTGGAGAAATATCAAGGAAAAAGTTTTTTTACAAAATAAAGCTCCATGCTTAATTTTTTCAGCATTAATGAATAAATTTCCACATCTTGTAGTTAGACATTGA
- a CDS encoding RDD family protein produces the protein MSSKHSSLVHNNFIQAPFDRRIYAFLLDFITIWFLSSFFKGITQNIVFSFTWLILQVIIVNKNKGQSLGCWAFDLKIISIRTRRIPQLNEMLKREATLGFLALLAMLGLKINFDNGLSMLLLTTPVVVDFSIVLGNQKHHSQTLHDMVGHTILIQSQRGFSLDLRIKKILKTIHKKYIKSLK, from the coding sequence ATGTCTTCCAAGCATTCATCATTAGTACATAACAATTTTATACAAGCACCGTTTGATCGTCGAATATATGCATTCTTACTAGATTTTATTACGATATGGTTTTTAAGCTCTTTCTTTAAAGGAATTACTCAAAATATTGTTTTTTCTTTTACATGGTTAATATTACAGGTAATTATAGTTAATAAAAATAAAGGGCAAAGCTTAGGTTGTTGGGCATTTGATTTAAAAATTATAAGTATTCGAACTAGGCGTATTCCTCAATTGAATGAGATGCTTAAACGTGAAGCTACTCTAGGATTTTTAGCCTTGCTGGCTATGTTAGGTCTCAAGATTAATTTTGATAATGGACTTTCGATGTTACTTTTAACAACTCCTGTAGTCGTGGATTTTAGTATAGTGTTGGGCAATCAAAAACATCATAGCCAAACATTGCATGACATGGTTGGCCATACTATCTTGATCCAGTCTCAAAGAGGATTCTCATTAGATTTACGAATTAAGAAAATATTGAAAACTATACACAAAAAATATATAAAATCATTAAAATAA
- a CDS encoding FAD-dependent hydroxylase, whose protein sequence is MTLQSATLNQLDSTSYLECDLAIVGGGIAGTTLALALKESGLRIKIIESQTLEEVACRERAYALSLLSGRIFNGIGVWSKILPEISKFRYIFLSDADFSKTVQFKSTDLKTDYLGYVGEHKAILNILQSETTQYPNIQFLSPAKVIKLDTEESKSVLSIEKEGIAYKLHTKLVVGADGPLSFVRSSAKIKTQGWKYWQSCLTFIIKHQASRNDIAFERFRCTGPLAILPLPNNRCQIVWTLPHAQAKSFHDLEDKQFLAQLQKHIPEFLGPVTLINSRSLFPVQLMQSKNYIQSRLALVGDAAHCCHPVGGQGLNLGIRDVAILAETLERAWQKGEDIGSQRLLKKYETWRRRENWIILGFTDFLDRLFSNNYFLLVLIRRFGLIIINHIPFLKKNILRLMTGLLGKQPILSKK, encoded by the coding sequence ATGACTTTACAATCAGCAACATTAAATCAATTAGATTCTACTAGTTATTTAGAATGCGATCTTGCTATAGTTGGAGGAGGTATTGCAGGTACAACTTTAGCATTAGCTCTTAAAGAGTCAGGATTAAGAATTAAGATTATTGAATCACAAACTTTAGAGGAAGTTGCTTGTAGAGAAAGAGCTTACGCTCTTTCTCTACTTTCTGGTAGGATTTTTAATGGTATTGGTGTTTGGTCAAAAATATTGCCTGAAATCAGTAAGTTTCGTTACATCTTTCTTTCAGATGCTGATTTCTCAAAAACAGTACAATTTAAATCTACTGACTTAAAAACAGATTATCTAGGATATGTAGGTGAACATAAAGCAATTTTAAATATTTTACAAAGCGAAACTACACAATATCCTAATATTCAATTTTTATCTCCTGCTAAAGTTATAAAATTAGATACTGAAGAATCAAAATCTGTATTAAGTATAGAAAAAGAAGGTATTGCATATAAACTACATACTAAACTAGTAGTTGGTGCTGATGGACCACTTTCCTTTGTTCGCTCATCTGCAAAAATTAAGACTCAGGGTTGGAAATACTGGCAATCATGCCTTACATTTATTATTAAACATCAAGCTTCTCGCAATGATATAGCCTTTGAAAGGTTTCGTTGCACTGGACCTTTAGCTATTTTACCTCTACCAAATAATCGATGCCAAATTGTTTGGACTCTTCCGCATGCTCAAGCAAAGTCTTTTCACGACTTAGAAGATAAACAATTTTTAGCACAACTACAAAAACATATTCCCGAGTTTTTAGGCCCGGTTACTCTAATAAATAGTCGATCTTTATTTCCTGTTCAGTTAATGCAAAGTAAGAATTATATTCAATCTCGCTTAGCACTGGTTGGAGACGCTGCTCATTGCTGCCATCCTGTTGGAGGACAAGGCTTAAATTTAGGCATAAGAGATGTGGCAATTTTAGCAGAAACTTTAGAAAGAGCTTGGCAAAAAGGCGAAGATATAGGCAGTCAAAGATTGTTGAAAAAATATGAAACTTGGAGAAGAAGAGAAAATTGGATAATTCTAGGTTTTACTGACTTTCTAGACCGTTTGTTTTCTAATAATTATTTTCTTTTAGTATTAATTCGCCGCTTTGGCTTAATAATAATTAATCACATACCCTTTCTTAAAAAGAATATTTTACGATTAATGACAGGCTTACTAGGGAAACAACCTATTCTATCTAAAAAATAA
- a CDS encoding STAS domain-containing protein: MIGNHLIYFGTAVFEPNGYITSNNVSDFQKELNSFIKNNSCKKFLVDMEQVEFIDSTGLIAMVSACRLAQSFNKKLSVCSLSPSVRIIFELTQLDQALEIYNDRQSYIYETSNNETLTI, translated from the coding sequence ATGATAGGAAATCACCTAATTTATTTCGGAACAGCAGTTTTTGAACCTAATGGTTATATTACTTCTAACAATGTCAGTGATTTCCAAAAAGAATTAAACAGTTTTATAAAAAATAATTCTTGTAAAAAGTTTTTAGTCGATATGGAACAAGTTGAATTTATAGATAGCACAGGATTAATAGCTATGGTATCAGCTTGTCGGCTTGCTCAAAGTTTTAATAAAAAATTGAGTGTTTGCTCTTTATCTCCTTCAGTACGTATTATATTTGAGTTGACTCAATTAGATCAAGCATTGGAAATTTATAATGATCGTCAATCATACATATACGAAACAAGCAATAATGAAACATTAACTATTTAG
- the eno gene encoding phosphopyruvate hydratase, with product MLNRTIASIKNIHAREILDSRGFPTIEVEVILATGNFGIAQVPSGASTGSYEAHELRDNDINRYNGKGVLKAVTNIREKITPCLLGMNAFEQKIIDNVMIEIDSSSNKEVLGANAILGVSLAVAKAAAKDLSLPLYRYIGGLSANVMPIPMMNLINGGSHAYNNVDFQEFMIMPIGAESFKEALRWGAEVFHSLGKVLKKRNLMSGVGDEGGYAPNLNSNKEALDLLIEAIETAGYKPGKEISLAMDIASNEFYKCGEYVYDNTSHSAKEFIDYLSKLVGQYPIISIEDSLQEEDWDNWQLCTESLGNLIQLVGDDLFVTNQERLRKGIKKKVANSILIKLNQIGSLTETLDTISLASRNQYNTVISHRSGETEDTTIADLVVAVNSGQIKTGSLCRTERIAKYNRLLRIEEELGQSAIYAPKIGLGPKVP from the coding sequence ATGCTCAATAGAACTATTGCTTCTATTAAGAATATTCATGCTAGAGAAATCTTAGATTCTCGTGGTTTTCCTACTATTGAAGTAGAAGTGATTTTAGCAACAGGAAATTTTGGTATTGCTCAAGTTCCCAGTGGTGCCTCTACCGGAAGTTATGAGGCACACGAACTTAGAGATAATGATATCAATCGCTATAATGGCAAAGGAGTTTTAAAAGCGGTTACAAATATACGAGAAAAAATTACTCCTTGTTTGCTTGGGATGAATGCTTTTGAGCAAAAGATTATTGATAATGTAATGATTGAAATAGATAGTTCTAGTAACAAAGAAGTACTAGGAGCTAATGCAATTCTTGGTGTATCACTGGCTGTTGCTAAAGCTGCTGCTAAAGATTTATCTTTACCTCTATATCGCTACATTGGAGGTTTATCGGCAAATGTTATGCCTATACCTATGATGAATTTAATTAATGGAGGTAGTCATGCATATAATAATGTTGATTTTCAAGAATTTATGATCATGCCTATTGGTGCTGAGTCCTTTAAAGAAGCTTTGAGATGGGGTGCCGAAGTATTTCATTCGTTAGGCAAAGTTTTAAAAAAACGTAATCTAATGTCTGGAGTTGGGGACGAAGGAGGATATGCACCAAATTTAAATTCAAATAAAGAAGCCTTAGATTTACTTATTGAAGCTATAGAGACGGCTGGTTATAAACCAGGGAAAGAGATCTCTTTAGCTATGGATATTGCTTCTAATGAATTTTATAAATGTGGAGAATATGTTTACGACAATACATCACATTCTGCAAAAGAATTTATTGATTATTTGTCTAAACTAGTTGGTCAATATCCTATTATTTCTATAGAGGATAGCCTTCAGGAAGAAGATTGGGATAATTGGCAGTTGTGTACAGAATCTTTAGGAAACCTTATTCAATTGGTAGGGGATGATTTGTTCGTAACGAATCAAGAACGCCTTCGTAAAGGAATAAAGAAAAAAGTGGCAAATAGTATTCTTATTAAACTTAACCAGATTGGTAGTTTAACTGAAACTTTAGATACTATTTCTCTTGCTTCTCGCAATCAATACAATACTGTTATTTCTCATCGTTCCGGAGAAACAGAAGATACAACAATTGCTGATTTAGTAGTAGCTGTTAACTCCGGACAAATTAAAACTGGCTCCCTATGTCGCACCGAAAGAATAGCGAAGTACAATAGACTTCTTCGTATTGAAGAAGAGTTAGGTCAATCTGCTATTTATGCACCAAAAATTGGTTTAGGACCTAAAGTACCTTAA